The genomic DNA GGATGATCGGCGGCTTCGAACGCCCGAGCGGCGGAACGATCCGCATCGACGCCAGGGACGTGACGAACCTGCCGCCCGAGCGGCGCCCGACCGGCATGGTGTTCCAGAGCCACGCCCTCTGGACTCATATGGACGTCTTCAACAACATCGCCTTCGGTCTCAAGCTTCGACGGCTGCCGAAAGCGGAAATCCGCGAGCGCGTCGAGAACGCGTTGGCGCTCGTCGGCCTCGCCGATTACGGGCGGCGGATGACGAGCCAGCTGTCGGGCGGGCAGCAGCAGCGTGTCGCGCTCGCCCGCTCGCTGGTGCTCGAGCCAAAGATCCTTTTGCTCGACGAGCCCTTCGCCAGCCTCGACCAGCACCTGCGCGAAAGATTGCGGGAGGAGGTGCGCGATATCCAGCAGCGCCTGGGCATCACCACGCTCTTCGTCACACATGGCCAGGACGAGGCCCTGGCGCTTGCCGACCGCATCGTGGTCATGCGCGATGGGCGCACCGAGCAGATCGCCCCGCCGAGCATCATCTATCGGCAGCCGCAGACGGCCTTCGTCGCCGGCTTTATCGGTTCGATGAATTTCGTCGAGAGCCACACCAGAAACGGTGTCTGCGAACACACGCTCTTTCCTCTGCCCGTTCCCGTCGAAGACGGTCCGGTGACACTGGCCACCCGCCCGGAGGCGCTGACGATTCGTCCCTCGGAGCGGGTCGATGCCGCGACGGTGCATCGCACCGTCGATTTCGGGACGCATAAAATGATCGAGGTGGATCTTGCCGACGGCACTCGCCTGAAGGCGATGGTGCCGCCGGACGATCGGGTTCAGGCCGGAATGAAGGTCGAGCCGAGTTTCGTGAGCTTCTTTGCCTTTCGCGACAATGCTCTTGTGCATCAGTCGATGCCGGCAAGGAACGATGCGGAAGCTGGGCGGCTGTTGCCGGTTTGAAGCATTACGCTTTGGTGGAGAAGCCGCCCAGCAGCCAGGGATGCAGCGCCTTGCTGGCGGCAAGAATATCGCCGCGCCCGTCGACCGCCGCGCCGGAAAAGCGGGTCACGATGCCTCCGGCCTCTTCGACCATCAGCGCCGAGGCGCCGAAATCATGGATCGAGAGCCCGTCCTCGAAG from Rhizobium bangladeshense includes the following:
- a CDS encoding ABC transporter ATP-binding protein; translated protein: MAHLAIEGVSKLFGTAFAVRDFSLEVGDGELVCLLGPSGSGKSTLLRMIGGFERPSGGTIRIDARDVTNLPPERRPTGMVFQSHALWTHMDVFNNIAFGLKLRRLPKAEIRERVENALALVGLADYGRRMTSQLSGGQQQRVALARSLVLEPKILLLDEPFASLDQHLRERLREEVRDIQQRLGITTLFVTHGQDEALALADRIVVMRDGRTEQIAPPSIIYRQPQTAFVAGFIGSMNFVESHTRNGVCEHTLFPLPVPVEDGPVTLATRPEALTIRPSERVDAATVHRTVDFGTHKMIEVDLADGTRLKAMVPPDDRVQAGMKVEPSFVSFFAFRDNALVHQSMPARNDAEAGRLLPV